ACAACAGCCTGAACAGAAGATGCCTCGGCTTCTATCTGCGATAAAAATTTATCACAAGGAGTTAGATTAGAAAACTGCCAAGAAGAAACAGAAATGCTTAAAATGAAATCATACATCTTCTTTTGTGGCAGGAACAGGTTGAATATGGTGGGAGGcatgaaacatgctaaaatggTAAAGAGTAGAGTTTTGAAACCAGATTGCTAATGGACACACATGTCAGAATGccaataataaaacaaacaACAAAGAGAAGAGGGTGCAGCAACTATCTTTAAACAAATAAACCAGCTAAGAAAATTTACCTTTATCAAAGTATGgattaaaagtatttttgatAGCTTCCCTGTATCATGCAGGTCTACATGAATATCAAATTACTTGGTAAAAAGtagtaaagaaaaaaataactaCTCAGCAAAAGATAACATTAAAAAAGATGGTAATTAGAAAAGATGAAGCAATAAATGTATTGTCGCTATGGAACTATGCAACGCTGAAAGAATAGATTATAATATTACATATTTTATTCTGCATCTACCTAGAAAAGTTTAGCAATAGTCCATTTTGAAGGTACGATTTTATGATACacataacatatatatataagtatccATCTagtatgaatgtcctatgaatctaaatcaaattaaaagaaattcgTAGAGATTATTGATGCTTACGCGATAGGGAGAGAGAATTCGGGGCTTATGTACAACACATTAGCTCTCACTGGAGGATTTGCAGTCTGCATATGGAAATTAATATGAGTTTGAGcagaaataagaacaagtaGTGTGCACGAAAGAGAGCTTAAACCCTAACCTTGAGTAAAGGTATTACAGATCCATCATTAAGAGTGAAGATATCGGAAAGAGACAAAGACTGAGAGGTTTGACCGTGTTTGAGAAAAGCAGGTCCATGCTGATCTCCATCTCCATGTTATGATCGAGATGTGTGAATCTTTTTGTGCCTATCTTTCTTCGTACAATGAAAGCTGTAAATAATTATCAAACAAATAGCTCAAATTGAATTAGAAATTACTTGAACAGAGCAGAACAAAACAGATTCAATGTTCGTCTAAGCAAATGATAATAAGTGAAAGAGCCTTCAGTCGAAAGCAATGGCCTACCATAAATTTTAGGTCAAAAAAGCTTCGattgcataaaaaaattcatcaaaatcaGAGTAAACCCGCAAATTCAAACGAAGCACAAAAGCAGAGTATGACAAACCTAAAATTTGCATAGAAAACTTGAGTCCTAAGGTTTATCACGAAGagcaaaatcacaaaatcatgatATATATACCTGAAATTTGAGATGCTTACGAGAAGAACTAAGAGAGCGAGTTGAGATTAGATGGAAAAGGCGACAAAGGAAGAAGATGCGATGAGAGGGGCGGAAGAAAGAGCTCACCAATGATGGGAGTAGGCGCGACGAGAGCGGCGGCGACAGTGACAGCGGTGGAAGAAGCAGAAGTAGCAGCCACGGAGAGAAGAAGTAGCTCGTGCGACGGAGAGAGGAAGAAGCTCGTGTTTCATTTGTGTGGTTTAGAATTTGACAAATGAAAGCTCATTGTAAAGTATAGTTCTACACCAACAATagtcctttcatgcaaaaattttggttgtcacaaagaacaaaccccaaataagaattaaccggAGTATTTGCAATGAAGTGTATGATTATTGGTTTGAGGTATtctggggtttttgagattttagacaaaaaaatgtaaattgcaaaggaaataaactaacaactagcaaagttcttggcaagatatgaaaattagaagtcatatcctagttatcctccttaATTGTGACCAtaaattgttcattgctaccacttcgTTTACCTCTAACCaaggaggaaagtcaagtggatgaatcaacttgattcctcttgtcctagtcaactcctaaaggaaagactagcctTAGAggcaatcaaatcaattagcaacatccaattatcaatcaacaagggaattagataactcaagagtcactaattactcaaccaaaaccaagagaaacaaaatctatactaaaatccaaccaagcatttcatcaaacacttggaaggcataaaagaaaagcatagtaaatcaacaacaagaattaaatctaacaacaatcaaatgtaGAGAATCAACacaacaattaaaggaaacaagatctacatgaaCTACCTCAAATTTCATTGAAGGAAAATATAAGAAGAAAGAGTGCATCAACAACAAAGTGACAATTACAAGAATGAAACCCAAAATTAGAGAAAAGAAGAGTATAGGAAcaagaattgataaagaaaaagtgaatcAAAGCATGAAATTAACCTAGATTTAAGAATTCCTAATCTAAAtctaacctaatcctaattctagaaagaagggagagcttctctctctagaaactaattATATCTACTCCTAAAGCTAAAACTATTGAGTGTGTGTTgatcccccttcaatccttggcttaaatagcatcagaaatgagttggattgggcccacaaggcttctaaaatcgctggccacgagttgcattaagtggatcatgtgccaccatcggcgcatCCGCGTAATGTGCACGTGCGCGCCTCTATa
The genomic region above belongs to Arachis stenosperma cultivar V10309 chromosome 5, arast.V10309.gnm1.PFL2, whole genome shotgun sequence and contains:
- the LOC130980634 gene encoding uncharacterized protein LOC130980634, coding for MESDEQQHGPAFLKHGQTSQSLSLSDIFTLNDGSVIPLLKTANPPVRANVLYISPEFSLPIAEAIKNTFNPYFDKAIWFQNSTLYHFSMFHASHHIQPVPATKEDIEAEASSVQAVVRTLRPLKIVLDRVVLTSTEVLLSCWQENLVTERKEKSVLMNAFELISRSQSFNLDSFFEQQTENVDNG